In Aegilops tauschii subsp. strangulata cultivar AL8/78 chromosome 3, Aet v6.0, whole genome shotgun sequence, one genomic interval encodes:
- the LOC141042778 gene encoding uncharacterized protein produces MGRIGLSYYQKCTTALWMLAYGTPTDSWDKYLQMSNSTCGDVMVRFAIVVVEVCIPQYLREPTVIGTEKLMALSKARGWPGMLGSLDCLHIIWKNCPKALQGQYQSHVKKFTIILEAVASPDL; encoded by the coding sequence ATGGGTAGAATTGGATTATCTTATTACCAAAAGTGCACGACTGCATTGTGGATGCTTGCATATGGCACACCCACAGATTCATGGGACAAGTATCTCCAGATGTCTAATAGCACTTGCGGAGACGTCATGGTCAGATTTGCCATTGTGGTGGTTGAGGTGTGTATACCTCAGTACTTGAGAGAACCAACTGTCATAGGCACCGAAAAGCTCATGGCACTGTCTAAAGCAAGAGGATGGCCAGGTATGCTCGGATCTCTTGATTGCTTGCATATAATATGGAAGAACTGCCCAAAAGCTCTACAAGGGCAATATCAGAGTCATGTTAAGAAGTTCACCATCATTCTTGAAGCAGTTGCATCACCAGACCTCTAG
- the LOC109772672 gene encoding protein JINGUBANG — MDFGRRKSFSFFEEDRKARPAAAQTPVHHYARGGGGGGGGGRSPAREAAEPARMSMSSVPVAELPAMMGVGGVGGGCSPWVQSPLHSRLRFPPSPAAIYHCLAALHRLDGDVHALAVARGVLFTASDSGRVRAWAAPGCFNRGYLDVGRGRVPALAACGGTLVTSHSRDHHVRVWTVCAAAVCDHIRAKKAATLPAKGGLLSFAKKRPHHHRDTVSCLVLHAVAGLLYTASHDQTVKAWKLSDGSCVDSFVAHDGPINAMLVNEADGCIFTGSADGTVKMWRRVYGGTAHALIIVLRSELSPVNALTICHAASGTTRRCFLYAGSSDGYVNIWEKEASAGRPVHVGFLKGHRLAVFCLTSGCGGRVVVSGSEDATMRVWRREGKGGESHTCLAVIEGHRGPVRCLAVGGGEAGEVEGSMVVYSAGLDKSVKVWRIRVVGKEEEDDEDDEDDDGEEEMEDIVAAGKGDVDAVRDEVEAEEEQVVSLGPTPVLSPVWVEKRRHTSRG, encoded by the coding sequence ATGGATTTTGGGCGGCGCAAGAGCTTTAGCTTCTTCGAGGAGGACCGGAAggcgcggccggcggcggcgcagaCGCCCGTGCACCACTATGCGCGcgggggaggaggtggcggaggaGGGGGGCGGTCCCCGGCGCGCGAGGCGGCGGAGCCGGCGCGGATGAGCATGTCGTCCGTGCCTGTCGCGGAATTGCCGGCGATGATGGGAGTCGGAGGCGTGGGAGGCGGGTGCTCGCCGTGGGTGCAGTCGCCGCTGCACAGCAGGCTGCGGTTCCCGCCGTCGCCCGCCGCGATCTACCACTGCCTCGCGGCGCTGCACCGGCTGGACGGCGACGTGCACGCGCTCGCCGTGGCGAGAGGGGTGCTGTTCACGGCGTCCGACAGCGGCCGCGTCCGCGCGTGGGCGGCGCCCGGGTGCTTCAACCGCGGGTACCTCGACGTGGGCCGCGGCCGCGTCCCGGCCCTCGCGGCGTGCGGCGGGACGCTCGTCACCTCCCACAGCCGCGACCACCACGTCCGGGTGTGGACGGTGTGCGCGGCCGCCGTGTGCGACCACATCCGCGCCAAGAAGGCGGCCACGCTCCCGGCCAAAGGCGGCCTCCTCTCCTTCGCCAAGAAGCGCCCGCACCATCACCGCGACACCgtgtcgtgcctcgtgctccacGCCGTCGCGGGCCTCCTCTACACCGCGTCGCACGACCAGACCGTCAAGGCGTGGAAGCTATCCGACGGCAGCTGCGTGGATTCCTTCGTCGCCCACGACGGGCCCATCAACGCCATGCTCGTCAATGAGGCCGACGGATGCATCTTCACGGGCTCCGCCGACGGCACCGTCAAGATGTGGCGCCGGGTGTACGGCGGCACCGCGCACGCTCTCATCATCGTGCTCCGCTCCGAGCTTTCCCCGGTCAACGCGCTCACGATCTGCCACGCCGCGAGCGGCACCACCCGACGGTGCTTCCTCTACGCCGGCTCCTCGGACGGCTACGTCAACATCTGGGAGAAGGAGGCCTCGGCGGGCCGGCCGGTGCACGTCGGTTTCCTCAAGGGCCACCGGCTGGCGGTGTTCTGCCTGACCTCCGGCTGCGGCGGGCGGGTGGTGGTGAGCGGGTCGGAGGACGCGACCATGCGCGTGTGGAGGCGGGAGGGGAAGGGCGGCGAGTCGCACACGTGCCTGGCCGTGATCGAGGGGCACCGCGGGCCGGTGCGGTGCCTGGCggtgggcggcggcgaggcaggggAGGTAGAGGGAAGCATGGTGGTGTACAGCGCCGGGCTGGACAAGAGCGTGAAGGTGTGGAGGATAAGGGTGGTGGGGAAAGAAGAGGAGGACGACGaagatgacgaggacgacgacggTGAGGAGGAGATGGAGGACATCGTGGCCGCGGGGAAGGGCGACGTGGATGCCGTGAGAGACGAGGTGGAGGCCGAAGAGGAGCAGGTGGTGAGCCTTGGGCCGACGCCGGTGCTGTCGCCGGTGTGGGTGGAGAAGCGGCGGCATACAAGTCGTGGCTGA